A single window of Vidua chalybeata isolate OUT-0048 chromosome 7, bVidCha1 merged haplotype, whole genome shotgun sequence DNA harbors:
- the LOC128790714 gene encoding helix-loop-helix protein 13-like, with amino-acid sequence MEELCYSFEEGDPTAECLLWEPADPDAQLENFLLECLAEPSWPGPEDAELDKRPVPPEPPGQPRQRRAANLRERRRMLSINAAFEELRGRVPTFPYERRLSKIDTLRLAIAYIALLGDILLSGCHPKAYVEQCLRSGGRSPQRAAWNTSDLTARLSWVKWD; translated from the exons ATGGAGGAGCTTTGCTACAGCTTCGAGGAGGGAGACCCCACTGCAGAATGTCTCCTCTGGGAGCCGGCAGATCCTGACGCACAGCTGGAGAACTTTCTCCTGGAGTGCCTGGCAGAGCCCTCCTGGCCGGGGCCGGAGGATGCTGAGCTGGACAAGCGCCCAGTCCCACCGGAGccccccgggcagccccggcagcgccgcgccgCCAACCTCCGCGAGCGGAGGCGGATGCTCAGCATCAACGCGGCCTTCGAGGAGCTGCGCGGCCGCGTGCCCACCTTCCCCTACGAGAGGCGCCTCTCCAAGATCGACACGCTGCGCTTGGCCATCGCCTACATCGCCCTGCTCGGGGACATCCTCCTGTCCGGCTGCCACCCCAAGGCCTACGTGGAGCAGTGCCTGAGGAGCGGCGGCCGCAGCCCCCAGCGGGCAGCCTGGAACACGAGCG ATCTGACAGCCCGCCTGTCCTGGGTAAAGTGGGATTAA